The Peribacillus simplex genome contains a region encoding:
- a CDS encoding FixH family protein has product MKKYICITLIFIFSLFLSACSLERDVTNLYKEETPLEAEIIIPESFSVNTQETMKAVLTQGGQMVENADYVHFEIWKQDGSLKYSMEQAKEEGNGTYTLSKNFDSDGLYYIKVHASNNGSIIMPQKQFIVGKLSESELKFLQKGMQKQEESHEHHH; this is encoded by the coding sequence GTGAAAAAATATATATGTATTACTTTAATCTTTATTTTCAGCTTATTTCTAAGTGCTTGTTCACTTGAAAGGGATGTCACTAATCTATACAAAGAAGAAACACCCCTTGAAGCTGAAATAATTATACCAGAATCCTTTTCAGTTAATACACAAGAGACCATGAAGGCTGTTCTTACTCAAGGTGGTCAAATGGTTGAAAACGCAGATTATGTTCATTTTGAGATATGGAAACAAGATGGCTCGCTCAAATATAGTATGGAACAAGCTAAAGAAGAGGGAAACGGTACTTATACTTTAAGTAAAAACTTTGATAGTGATGGCCTATACTATATAAAAGTTCATGCTAGTAACAATGGCTCAATCATTATGCCTCAAAAACAGTTTATCGTAGGAAAACTGTCTGAAAGTGAATTGAAATTCTTGCAAAAAGGGATGCAGAAACAAGAAGAAAGTCATGAACATCATCATTAA
- a CDS encoding LacI family DNA-binding transcriptional regulator, translated as MTTIYDIAKKANVSTMTVSRVINNKGNISEKTREKVEAVIKELNYIPNSAAQSLNIKRTKLLSLIITDITNPFFTQVARGAADKANQMGYQLILCNTDEDYEKESEYIDALISKRVDGVIIAPTGDQSTKNLKKLIKNRIPFTLIDRQIQDVSCDRVLGDNYEGTKKLLQHLIDFGHERIAMVHGPLTISTSKERYQAYIETLKINDLNIDHSFVIETHYKQEKQWNGIDGLMNVPPSERPTAIFAANNFIAIKIIKSLREKQIKVPEDIAVVCFDDLELFSDFDPFLTVSSQPAYDFGYLGTQLVIERVDEVGPADYRTINLKPELVIRKSSGAPIK; from the coding sequence GTGACGACAATTTACGATATTGCGAAAAAAGCGAATGTATCAACGATGACTGTATCGAGAGTCATTAATAATAAAGGAAATATCAGTGAAAAGACAAGGGAAAAAGTTGAAGCGGTCATTAAAGAGCTGAACTATATACCGAATTCCGCTGCCCAAAGTTTGAATATTAAAAGAACGAAGCTGCTTTCATTAATCATAACCGATATCACGAACCCCTTTTTCACCCAGGTAGCGAGAGGGGCCGCGGATAAAGCCAATCAAATGGGATATCAGCTCATTTTATGCAATACCGATGAGGATTACGAAAAAGAGAGTGAATATATCGATGCATTGATTTCAAAACGGGTGGATGGCGTAATTATTGCACCAACAGGCGATCAATCGACGAAAAATTTAAAGAAATTAATTAAAAACAGGATTCCATTTACATTGATAGATAGGCAAATTCAAGATGTTTCTTGTGATCGGGTGCTTGGTGATAACTATGAAGGAACGAAAAAGCTACTTCAGCATCTCATCGATTTTGGACATGAACGAATCGCGATGGTTCATGGTCCGCTAACGATCTCCACTTCGAAAGAGCGTTATCAGGCCTATATTGAAACGCTGAAAATAAATGATTTGAACATCGATCACTCTTTCGTCATAGAGACTCATTACAAACAGGAAAAGCAATGGAACGGTATTGACGGATTGATGAATGTTCCGCCCTCTGAGCGGCCAACGGCGATTTTTGCCGCCAATAATTTCATTGCCATCAAAATTATAAAAAGTTTACGAGAAAAACAGATTAAAGTTCCTGAAGACATTGCAGTCGTTTGTTTTGACGACTTAGAATTATTCTCGGACTTCGATCCCTTTTTAACCGTATCTTCACAGCCCGCTTACGACTTTGGGTATCTAGGAACACAATTAGTGATCGAGCGAGTCGATGAAGTAGGTCCTGCCGACTATCGGACGATCAATTTAAAGCCTGAATTGGTAATCAGGAAATCATCTGGAGCTCCTATTAAATAA
- a CDS encoding SDR family NAD(P)-dependent oxidoreductase produces MRLQSKIAVITGGGSGIGKESARLFASEGAFVIITDIHAENGQGTVSEIKEAGGKAAFYEVDVTNPEAVQSSISQIIETYKKIDILFNNAGISNVGRVDEVEPDVWDRIMSVNVKGVYLPSKYTIPYMMEQKSGVVINMSSCAAEMGLVKRAAYSATKGAVLALTKAMQVDYAPYNIRVNALLPGTILTPFVEDYLKTSYDDPEVAIGNIKKRQLSGDLGRPGDVAKAALFLASDESAFMMGSPLYIDGGVVFGKNA; encoded by the coding sequence ATGAGACTGCAAAGTAAAATCGCTGTCATCACAGGCGGGGGAAGCGGGATCGGAAAGGAATCAGCCCGTTTATTCGCCAGTGAAGGCGCATTTGTCATCATTACCGATATTCATGCAGAAAATGGGCAGGGCACTGTTTCAGAAATAAAGGAAGCTGGCGGGAAAGCGGCATTTTATGAGGTGGATGTAACGAATCCGGAAGCGGTTCAATCTTCAATCTCCCAAATCATCGAAACCTATAAGAAAATTGATATATTGTTCAACAATGCCGGAATCTCGAATGTGGGCAGGGTGGACGAAGTGGAACCGGATGTGTGGGACCGAATCATGAGCGTGAATGTGAAGGGGGTTTATCTGCCTTCTAAATACACGATCCCTTATATGATGGAACAAAAAAGCGGGGTCGTTATCAATATGTCATCATGTGCAGCGGAAATGGGTCTCGTGAAACGTGCGGCATACTCAGCAACGAAAGGCGCTGTTCTTGCTTTGACGAAAGCGATGCAAGTGGATTATGCGCCTTATAATATTCGGGTGAACGCTTTATTGCCAGGTACGATCCTGACTCCGTTCGTCGAAGATTACTTGAAAACTTCATATGACGATCCTGAGGTCGCCATCGGCAATATCAAGAAAAGACAATTGAGCGGTGATTTGGGCAGACCTGGTGATGTGGCAAAAGCCGCACTGTTCTTAGCTTCGGACGAGTCTGCGTTCATGATGGGGTCACCTTTATATATCGATGGCGGGGTTGTTTTCGGGAAAAATGCATAA
- a CDS encoding ATP-dependent metallopeptidase FtsH/Yme1/Tma family protein, translating to MKRIFRSKVFYLLIFLVTFGIVLVFNNDKEPTEKLTEDEFFATLEDGKVTYLEVEPQNSVYEISGRLVGYERDQYFIASVPNSEIWQDRMNRAIRGHDIEKIEFTPENKETSGWVTLLTTTIPIVIIFILFFVSFIFLFVIKRMKHSK from the coding sequence ATGAAGCGGATTTTCCGTAGTAAAGTATTTTATTTATTAATCTTCTTGGTTACATTTGGGATTGTGCTGGTTTTTAATAATGACAAAGAACCGACCGAGAAATTAACTGAAGATGAATTTTTTGCAACTTTAGAAGATGGGAAAGTGACATATTTAGAGGTGGAGCCACAAAATAGTGTTTATGAAATAAGCGGTCGGCTTGTAGGGTATGAAAGGGATCAATACTTTATCGCATCTGTACCGAATAGTGAAATTTGGCAAGATAGAATGAATCGCGCCATAAGGGGACATGACATAGAAAAAATTGAGTTTACGCCAGAAAACAAAGAGACAAGTGGATGGGTCACCCTTTTAACAACTACGATTCCGATCGTAATCATTTTCATCCTGTTTTTTGTTAGTTTTATATTTCTATTTGTCATAAAAAGAATGAAACACTCTAAATGA
- a CDS encoding RbsD/FucU family protein: MLKGIPSILSPELMKIMMEMGHGDEIVLADGNYPAASHSSRIINGHGHGVADFLQAILAFFPLDTYVTHPVILMNPVEGDEKSPVIWKSYEDIIKKSNHIPINIGKLERMDFYERSKAAYAIIATSERAQYANLILKKGVI; this comes from the coding sequence ATGCTTAAAGGAATTCCGTCCATACTTTCTCCAGAATTGATGAAGATCATGATGGAGATGGGGCACGGTGATGAAATCGTACTTGCAGACGGGAATTATCCGGCTGCAAGTCATTCAAGCCGGATCATCAACGGTCACGGACATGGTGTGGCTGACTTCCTGCAAGCTATATTGGCGTTCTTTCCACTCGATACGTATGTCACACATCCCGTCATACTGATGAATCCTGTGGAAGGCGATGAAAAAAGCCCTGTAATCTGGAAGAGTTATGAAGATATAATAAAAAAATCGAACCATATCCCCATCAACATCGGAAAACTGGAACGAATGGACTTTTACGAACGAAGTAAAGCGGCCTATGCCATTATCGCAACAAGTGAACGGGCACAATATGCGAATCTCATATTGAAAAAAGGTGTAATTTAA
- a CDS encoding phosphoglycerate dehydrogenase encodes MSTLLLEKVKTIKALNNIAESGLNVFNKGDFKVDNDSENPDAIVLRSFNMHTMEFGDQLKAIARAGAGVNNIPVDKCTEQGIVVFNTPGANANAVKEMVLTSLMASSRNLFAGVAWTKTLEGEGEQIPKLVEAGKKQFVGKEIKGKTLGVIGLGAIGALVANDALDLDMDVIGFDPFISVDTAWNLSRNVQRAMTIEELFAESDYITVHVPLTDDTRGMFNQETFSIMKPGVHILNFSRGELVNEEDMQAALESGKVGKFITDFPNENVLKMKNVVPIPHLGASTLESEENCAIMAARQLKNFLETGNIKNSVNFPNTSLPFTGNRRVATFHENVPNMVGQITQAISSFNLNIADMVNRSRGGYAYTIIDIDGEVNGDIIPGLEEKIKQIEGIVTTRII; translated from the coding sequence ATGAGCACATTACTTTTAGAAAAAGTCAAAACGATCAAAGCGTTAAATAACATTGCCGAAAGCGGGCTGAATGTATTCAATAAAGGCGATTTTAAAGTCGACAATGACAGTGAAAACCCTGATGCGATCGTTCTTCGCAGCTTTAACATGCATACTATGGAATTCGGCGATCAGTTAAAGGCAATCGCAAGGGCAGGGGCTGGAGTCAATAATATTCCGGTCGACAAATGCACCGAGCAAGGAATTGTCGTTTTCAATACACCTGGTGCTAACGCAAACGCTGTAAAAGAAATGGTGCTGACGTCATTAATGGCTTCATCTCGTAACCTTTTTGCAGGTGTGGCTTGGACAAAGACGCTTGAAGGCGAAGGAGAACAAATTCCAAAGCTTGTTGAAGCAGGAAAGAAACAATTCGTTGGTAAAGAAATCAAGGGGAAAACTCTTGGCGTAATCGGTTTAGGTGCGATCGGTGCACTTGTAGCGAATGATGCCCTGGATTTGGACATGGATGTCATTGGGTTTGACCCGTTCATCTCCGTTGATACAGCTTGGAACTTGTCCCGCAATGTACAGCGCGCCATGACGATTGAAGAATTGTTTGCAGAATCTGATTATATTACAGTACACGTTCCATTAACTGACGACACAAGAGGAATGTTTAACCAAGAAACATTCAGCATCATGAAGCCGGGCGTACATATCTTGAATTTCTCACGCGGCGAGCTAGTGAATGAAGAGGATATGCAAGCTGCACTTGAAAGCGGAAAAGTAGGCAAGTTCATTACTGACTTCCCGAATGAAAACGTGTTGAAAATGAAAAATGTCGTTCCAATTCCGCATCTTGGTGCCTCTACGCTTGAATCAGAGGAAAACTGTGCCATCATGGCAGCTCGTCAGTTGAAGAACTTTTTGGAAACAGGGAACATCAAGAACTCTGTGAATTTCCCGAATACTTCCCTTCCTTTTACAGGAAACCGTCGTGTGGCAACTTTCCACGAAAACGTTCCGAACATGGTTGGGCAAATCACACAGGCTATATCAAGCTTTAATTTGAACATCGCTGACATGGTTAACAGAAGCCGTGGGGGATATGCATATACGATCATCGACATTGACGGTGAAGTAAACGGCGATATCATTCCTGGTTTGGAAGAAAAAATCAAACAAATCGAAGGCATCGTTACAACTCGCATTATCTAA
- a CDS encoding SDR family NAD(P)-dependent oxidoreductase, whose product MGKLNNRTALVTGGSRGIGAAIVRRLAEEGANVAINYTSPGSFEKAKALKEKVESEFHIQAIVVKANVGVKEDVDAMIDEVEKELGTVDILVNNAGIAPFEPFLSLSEETWDDTYRTNVKSIFLTTQRVAKKMIENKYGKIINITSTASVLVTSPVIPHYISSKAAASHLTKALAIELGKYNINVNAVGPSTVATDMCEEYLEDPQILAKEIEANPMKRLGTEKQIGDSVVFLASDEAMQINGHLLMVDGGLTVKAAQPEDHMNHEQEVTS is encoded by the coding sequence ATGGGTAAATTGAATAATCGAACAGCACTTGTCACAGGAGGCAGCCGGGGAATCGGTGCAGCGATTGTTAGGAGATTGGCTGAAGAAGGTGCCAATGTGGCTATCAACTATACGTCACCAGGTTCATTTGAAAAAGCGAAAGCTTTAAAAGAAAAAGTAGAATCCGAGTTTCATATCCAAGCGATTGTCGTGAAAGCGAACGTTGGTGTGAAGGAAGATGTCGATGCCATGATCGATGAAGTGGAAAAAGAATTGGGAACAGTGGATATTTTAGTGAATAATGCTGGTATTGCCCCGTTTGAGCCTTTTTTGAGCCTTTCGGAAGAGACATGGGATGATACGTATCGGACAAATGTTAAATCGATCTTTTTGACGACGCAAAGAGTGGCGAAGAAAATGATTGAAAATAAATATGGCAAGATCATCAATATTACATCAACGGCTAGCGTCCTTGTCACGAGTCCGGTCATTCCCCACTATATTTCATCGAAAGCAGCTGCCTCTCATTTAACGAAGGCGTTGGCAATTGAGCTAGGAAAATACAATATCAATGTGAATGCTGTCGGCCCAAGCACCGTTGCGACGGATATGTGTGAGGAATATTTGGAAGATCCGCAAATTCTCGCAAAAGAGATTGAAGCCAATCCGATGAAAAGACTTGGTACGGAAAAGCAAATTGGTGATTCCGTCGTATTTTTGGCTTCCGATGAAGCCATGCAAATCAACGGGCATCTGTTAATGGTGGATGGAGGTTTAACGGTGAAAGCGGCGCAGCCTGAAGATCATATGAATCATGAACAGGAGGTAACGTCATGA
- a CDS encoding UxaA family hydrolase, with protein sequence MNMIKGYRRSNGKFGIRNHLLIIPTVICANHVANRIQQAVPKSVAIPHQHGCSQIGDDKERTHKLLGGMGKNPNVGAVLLISLGCEVIDAKVLKQEIEEETGKPVEWLDIQDAGGTINAIKKGTEVAKGLFLELEKVPQVDAPISELIVGVKCGGSDATSGLCSNPALGKTADQLLKQGGTIVMGETTEIIGAEHIVAQKAVSEDVANKLYAYVDKFEKEVERIGADMRGGNPSPGNIEGGLSTIEEKSLGCISKAGTAPLNDVLSFAEEIPGNGYYFMDSPGNDIECVSGMAAAGVHMVCFTTGRGTPTGNPIIPVIKITGNEHTAIKMIDNIDMDTSPVMKGKETTEEAGNRIFETIVKTAQGELTKAEILGHQEFSISRISISL encoded by the coding sequence ATGAACATGATAAAAGGGTATCGCCGTTCAAATGGAAAATTTGGAATCCGTAATCATCTATTGATCATTCCTACCGTCATTTGCGCCAATCATGTGGCCAACAGAATCCAGCAAGCTGTACCTAAATCAGTGGCCATTCCGCATCAGCATGGATGCAGCCAGATTGGTGATGACAAAGAACGTACACATAAGCTTCTTGGCGGAATGGGGAAAAACCCAAACGTTGGTGCGGTCCTGTTAATCAGTTTGGGCTGTGAGGTGATTGATGCCAAAGTATTGAAACAGGAAATCGAAGAAGAAACGGGAAAACCAGTGGAGTGGCTAGATATCCAAGATGCAGGCGGGACGATAAACGCGATTAAGAAGGGGACTGAAGTGGCGAAGGGTTTATTTCTGGAACTCGAAAAAGTGCCGCAAGTGGATGCCCCCATTTCAGAATTGATAGTAGGTGTGAAATGCGGCGGTTCCGATGCCACATCCGGATTGTGCAGCAATCCCGCTTTAGGGAAAACGGCTGATCAGCTCCTGAAACAGGGAGGTACGATCGTAATGGGTGAAACCACGGAAATCATCGGAGCTGAACATATTGTTGCCCAAAAAGCAGTGAGCGAAGATGTGGCCAATAAACTATATGCATATGTTGATAAATTCGAAAAAGAAGTGGAACGCATCGGGGCCGATATGCGCGGCGGAAACCCGAGCCCGGGCAACATTGAGGGAGGGCTCTCGACCATCGAGGAAAAGTCGCTTGGCTGCATCAGTAAAGCAGGTACAGCCCCATTGAACGATGTCTTATCATTTGCGGAAGAAATTCCGGGAAATGGCTATTACTTCATGGATTCCCCGGGGAATGACATCGAGTGTGTTTCAGGCATGGCGGCAGCCGGTGTGCATATGGTCTGCTTTACGACAGGAAGAGGGACACCAACAGGGAACCCGATTATCCCGGTCATCAAAATAACGGGAAATGAACATACGGCCATCAAGATGATCGATAACATCGATATGGATACAAGCCCCGTCATGAAAGGAAAAGAAACGACGGAGGAAGCAGGAAATCGCATTTTCGAAACGATCGTTAAAACAGCACAGGGTGAGTTGACAAAGGCGGAAATCCTGGGACATCAGGAATTCAGCATCAGCCGGATCAGCATCAGCCTTTAG
- a CDS encoding GNAT family N-acetyltransferase, protein MLIREATVADAEGIAIVHVDSWRTTYNDIMPSDFLDNLSYGQRKELWKKNISSDGNYVYVAENSDGKIVGFISGGKREKNKVENSGDLTAIYILENFQRMGIGKKLIKELFFKFEELGLKTIFVEVLEDNESRYFYEAFGAELLKTEKIKMARTELNLLVYVWMDISTVLL, encoded by the coding sequence ATGCTAATAAGAGAGGCAACGGTTGCTGATGCTGAAGGCATAGCAATCGTCCATGTGGATAGCTGGAGAACCACATATAACGATATAATGCCGAGTGATTTTTTAGATAATCTGTCTTATGGGCAAAGGAAAGAATTATGGAAAAAGAATATATCCAGTGATGGGAATTATGTTTATGTTGCTGAAAATAGCGATGGAAAAATAGTTGGATTTATTAGTGGCGGGAAAAGGGAAAAAAATAAAGTTGAGAATTCGGGTGATTTAACTGCGATATATATCCTCGAAAATTTCCAAAGAATGGGGATAGGCAAGAAACTCATCAAAGAGTTATTCTTTAAATTTGAAGAACTGGGATTAAAGACAATTTTTGTTGAGGTGCTTGAAGATAATGAATCTCGATACTTCTATGAGGCATTTGGTGCTGAATTGCTTAAAACCGAAAAAATCAAAATGGCTCGTACTGAATTGAATCTATTGGTTTATGTGTGGATGGATATCAGCACTGTATTGTTATAG
- a CDS encoding fumarylacetoacetate hydrolase family protein: protein MKLATFIKGEQQKLAVQIEDQLIDIEETAKRNEWNQTVTDVMQVINFSQSERDEFESKVHEAVRGGMAATMEEEGLAFGPSVTKPHKIICVGLNYKRHADETNAPYPEVPILFNKFDNTLTGHGCEISIPSVTNELDYEVELGIVIGKKTKNVSEDAALSNVFGYCTVNDLSARDLQMRTPQWLLGKTCDDFSPVGPYLVTADEVGNPNDLQLKTYVNDEIRQNSNTSDMIFSCAEIISYISKHMTLEPGDLILTGTPEGVVLGLPAEQRVYIQPGDVVTVEIEKLGTLTNTFVAESEEAMTNA from the coding sequence ATGAAATTGGCTACTTTTATAAAAGGTGAACAGCAAAAACTGGCTGTTCAAATTGAGGATCAGTTAATAGATATCGAAGAAACGGCGAAGAGAAATGAATGGAACCAAACCGTGACGGATGTGATGCAAGTGATAAATTTCAGTCAATCCGAACGGGACGAATTTGAAAGCAAGGTCCATGAAGCTGTAAGAGGAGGAATGGCAGCTACAATGGAAGAGGAAGGGCTCGCATTCGGTCCCAGTGTTACGAAGCCGCATAAAATCATTTGCGTTGGATTGAATTACAAAAGACATGCGGATGAAACCAATGCACCATATCCTGAAGTGCCGATTTTATTTAACAAGTTTGATAATACATTAACGGGTCATGGATGTGAGATTTCCATTCCAAGCGTAACGAATGAACTGGACTATGAAGTGGAACTCGGAATCGTGATTGGCAAAAAGACAAAGAACGTTTCGGAAGATGCGGCACTCTCCAATGTGTTCGGGTATTGTACGGTCAACGATTTGTCGGCAAGAGATCTGCAAATGAGAACGCCGCAATGGCTGCTTGGGAAAACGTGTGATGATTTCAGCCCTGTGGGACCTTACCTGGTAACAGCGGACGAAGTGGGGAATCCAAATGACCTGCAGTTGAAAACGTACGTAAATGATGAAATAAGGCAGAATTCCAATACATCCGATATGATCTTTTCATGCGCGGAAATCATCAGTTACATTTCCAAGCATATGACATTGGAACCGGGCGATCTTATATTGACAGGTACACCTGAAGGAGTGGTATTGGGCTTGCCTGCCGAACAGCGTGTTTATATTCAGCCAGGGGATGTGGTCACCGTTGAAATCGAAAAACTGGGAACACTCACGAACACATTCGTGGCTGAAAGCGAAGAGGCCATGACGAATGCTTAA
- a CDS encoding amidohydrolase family protein, with translation MIDAHQHFWRIDRGDYSWLTNDMGVLYRDYLPDDLSPLIHKNDISGTVLVQAAPTYEETLFLLSLYDRHHWIYGVVGWLDLSAPSFPEQLDSLMKRPGIVGLRPMLQDLEESAWILQEQVAENLKQLIRYDLPLDLLINHKHISSVLTLMKTLPDLKAVIDHMAKPNISAGELNKWQEEMNALSQFPNIWCKMSGLLTQADPAMWKVDDFTPYIQHVVRAFGPDRLLFGSDWPVCLSAGSYEEAITVVKGNLPETLTLAEVDGIFSGNAKAFYKLKERGEENGQVSL, from the coding sequence ATGATTGATGCACATCAGCACTTTTGGAGAATTGACCGAGGTGATTACTCTTGGCTTACAAATGATATGGGAGTCCTTTATCGGGATTATCTTCCCGACGATTTATCACCCTTAATACATAAGAATGATATTTCGGGGACGGTCCTTGTACAAGCGGCTCCAACCTATGAAGAGACTTTATTTCTATTATCCTTGTATGACCGCCATCACTGGATATATGGCGTGGTGGGCTGGCTTGACTTATCTGCTCCATCCTTCCCGGAGCAATTGGATTCATTGATGAAACGACCGGGAATTGTTGGTTTACGCCCTATGTTGCAGGATCTGGAAGAAAGTGCTTGGATTTTACAAGAACAAGTGGCGGAAAATCTGAAACAGCTTATTCGATATGATCTTCCGCTGGATTTGTTGATTAATCATAAACATATTTCATCTGTTTTAACATTAATGAAAACGCTTCCTGACCTAAAGGCCGTCATCGACCATATGGCTAAACCGAATATATCAGCAGGGGAGTTAAACAAATGGCAAGAAGAAATGAATGCTTTGTCACAGTTTCCAAACATTTGGTGCAAAATGTCGGGTTTATTGACCCAAGCGGATCCTGCAATGTGGAAGGTGGATGACTTTACGCCATACATACAACATGTTGTTCGGGCGTTCGGGCCGGACCGTTTACTTTTCGGCAGTGATTGGCCTGTATGTTTATCAGCCGGGAGCTATGAAGAGGCAATTACGGTCGTTAAAGGGAATTTACCGGAAACTTTAACACTAGCTGAAGTGGATGGGATATTTTCTGGAAATGCAAAAGCCTTTTACAAGCTAAAAGAAAGGGGAGAGGAAAATGGGCAAGTTAGTTTATGA
- a CDS encoding sugar porter family MFS transporter, with the protein MQRIPNIMYVYAVFGGLAGLLYGFDSGAISPAIPFITEEFGLSPSGQGLIVSFLLLGALPAIVLSTSLSKVLGRKSLLIGAGITFIVGSIGCAFATNVSVLIASRFILGIGCGIANMCSLIYLVELAPPKIRGLIGALYQLSVNVGILSAYIVGASFSASGSWRIMLGIGIIPAAIFTFGMLISPESPRWLMTAGKEDRARKVLMKLRGTKQEVEDEINDINHSLKQQSVGFKHLVNQYKKILNMNFILTFFQVFTGINAVVYFAPIIFDGVEINGWSGSNIANFGIGTALVVSTAISLFIVDKLGRKTLLIYSIGGQVLPLIGLALFSDYTIFSMVCVFLYVFAFGIGLGPVFWLFIPEVLPLQARAIGMGVITFLQYTLNFLFSYTFPPLLSIIGNNVYLIYAVLSVVACVFIHYKTPETKGKSLEEIEEYWREQDLAKAIKPA; encoded by the coding sequence TTGCAAAGAATTCCGAATATTATGTATGTTTATGCGGTTTTTGGCGGTTTGGCCGGACTATTATATGGTTTTGATTCCGGTGCCATTTCTCCAGCGATTCCATTCATCACCGAGGAGTTTGGACTAAGCCCGTCAGGTCAAGGGTTGATTGTGAGTTTCCTGCTATTGGGGGCATTGCCTGCTATCGTCCTCTCCACCTCACTATCAAAGGTGCTCGGAAGGAAATCGCTCCTGATTGGAGCAGGCATCACATTCATCGTCGGGTCGATTGGTTGTGCCTTCGCTACAAATGTAAGCGTTTTAATTGCATCGCGGTTCATCCTTGGAATCGGCTGCGGGATAGCCAATATGTGTTCCCTTATTTATCTGGTGGAATTGGCTCCTCCCAAAATCAGGGGATTGATCGGCGCTTTATATCAATTAAGTGTAAACGTCGGGATTTTGAGTGCCTATATTGTGGGGGCTTCATTCTCCGCTAGCGGATCTTGGAGAATCATGCTCGGAATCGGGATCATTCCAGCAGCAATCTTCACGTTTGGGATGCTCATCTCACCGGAAAGCCCACGGTGGCTCATGACTGCAGGAAAGGAAGACCGCGCAAGGAAAGTCTTGATGAAACTAAGGGGAACGAAGCAAGAAGTGGAAGATGAAATAAACGATATCAATCATTCTCTTAAACAGCAAAGCGTAGGATTCAAACATTTAGTAAACCAATATAAAAAAATATTGAATATGAATTTCATTCTAACATTCTTCCAAGTCTTCACGGGAATCAATGCCGTTGTATACTTTGCCCCGATCATTTTTGACGGTGTTGAAATCAACGGATGGAGCGGTTCCAATATAGCAAACTTCGGAATCGGGACGGCCTTGGTCGTTTCCACTGCCATTTCGTTATTCATCGTTGATAAACTAGGCAGAAAAACGCTGCTTATCTACAGTATTGGCGGTCAGGTCCTGCCGCTGATCGGATTGGCACTATTTTCGGATTATACGATCTTCAGCATGGTTTGTGTGTTCTTATATGTCTTCGCATTCGGCATCGGTCTTGGCCCTGTCTTCTGGCTATTCATACCGGAAGTGCTGCCATTGCAGGCAAGAGCAATCGGAATGGGAGTCATCACCTTTTTACAATACACATTGAACTTCCTTTTTTCATACACGTTCCCGCCACTGTTAAGTATCATTGGCAATAACGTCTATCTTATCTATGCGGTCTTATCGGTGGTCGCTTGCGTATTCATACACTATAAAACTCCTGAAACGAAAGGGAAATCATTGGAGGAAATTGAAGAATACTGGCGTGAACAAGATTTGGCAAAGGCCATTAAACCTGCTTGA
- a CDS encoding UxaA family hydrolase, with amino-acid sequence MGKLVYEQDITSIVMSDHDNVATSLKNVDEGETLLYVINGQKEAVEAKRSIPFGHKIAIKPIQRSATVIKYGEVIGAATMDIEPGEHVHVHNIEGIRGRGDKAEGEQNR; translated from the coding sequence ATGGGCAAGTTAGTTTATGAACAGGACATTACAAGCATCGTCATGTCTGATCACGATAATGTTGCGACTTCATTGAAAAATGTAGATGAAGGGGAAACATTACTCTATGTCATCAATGGTCAAAAAGAGGCAGTGGAAGCAAAGCGTTCGATTCCATTTGGGCATAAAATCGCAATCAAACCAATTCAGCGATCGGCGACGGTCATCAAATATGGAGAAGTGATCGGTGCAGCCACGATGGATATCGAGCCTGGTGAACATGTCCATGTACATAATATTGAGGGAATCAGAGGAAGAGGAGATAAGGCGGAAGGGGAGCAAAATCGATGA